In Horticoccus luteus, the following proteins share a genomic window:
- a CDS encoding LptF/LptG family permease, which translates to MNTFDHYLLREWLKIFGLLLCAMLGLLFMQGLYDNFRDLLEMRASAGEVAFYFAVLMPSFFTLVLQIALLLSLLFVLGQLHRRNEFLALRSAGVGVMRMTRVIWLAGALLCAVMVWLNSTLVPWSVEASERLRDSLKYRWQEKSGQADRAGLIFDVGFDNQRDRRIWFINRYSNAQHRAYGVSVSELDPQRRERERIIAGDGSYNAERKAWTFHEGRVQSYEPLTGVTMSSVPFATLERADFHEDPQLISVFDRRPVDLSFFELQRIMDYFAYEDNPKFARYAVRYYGLLADTFVPLIIIAIAVPFAMSGIRVNPAVGVSKSLGLFVLYMLLSRLGTQLGSNEVIDPILAAWVPNLGMAALAVWLVRSMR; encoded by the coding sequence TTGAACACGTTTGACCATTACCTGCTGCGCGAATGGCTGAAGATTTTCGGCCTGCTCCTCTGCGCGATGCTGGGCTTGTTGTTCATGCAAGGGCTCTATGACAATTTTCGCGATTTGCTGGAGATGCGGGCCAGCGCAGGCGAGGTGGCCTTTTATTTTGCGGTGTTGATGCCGAGTTTTTTCACACTCGTGCTCCAGATCGCGCTGCTGCTCTCGTTGCTTTTCGTGCTGGGCCAGTTGCACCGGCGGAACGAATTTCTTGCCCTGCGTTCGGCGGGTGTGGGCGTCATGCGCATGACGCGCGTCATCTGGCTCGCCGGCGCGCTGTTGTGCGCGGTGATGGTGTGGCTCAATTCGACGCTTGTGCCTTGGTCGGTGGAGGCTTCGGAGCGATTGCGCGATTCGCTCAAATATCGCTGGCAGGAAAAGTCGGGGCAGGCGGACCGCGCGGGATTGATCTTCGATGTGGGATTCGACAACCAGCGCGACCGGCGGATCTGGTTCATCAACCGTTATAGCAACGCGCAACACCGCGCCTACGGCGTGAGCGTTTCAGAGCTCGATCCGCAGCGCCGCGAGCGCGAGCGCATCATCGCGGGCGACGGATCCTACAACGCCGAACGCAAAGCGTGGACGTTTCACGAGGGTCGCGTGCAGTCCTACGAACCGCTCACCGGCGTAACGATGTCATCCGTGCCGTTTGCCACGCTTGAAAGGGCGGATTTTCACGAGGATCCGCAGTTGATCAGTGTATTCGACCGGCGGCCGGTGGATCTCTCGTTTTTCGAGCTGCAACGCATCATGGATTACTTCGCTTACGAAGATAATCCCAAGTTCGCCCGTTACGCCGTGCGTTATTACGGGCTGCTCGCGGATACGTTCGTGCCCTTGATCATCATCGCCATCGCGGTCCCGTTTGCGATGTCGGGCATTCGGGTGAACCCGGCGGTGGGCGTATCGAAGTCGCTGGGACTTTTCGTGCTCTACATGCTGCTCTCGCGGCTGGGCACGCAGTTGGGCAGCAACGAAGTGATTGATCCTATTCTCGCCGCGTGGGTGCCGAATCTTGGCATGGCGGCGCTGGCCGTGTGGCTCGTGCGCTCGATGCGTTAG
- a CDS encoding SDR family NAD(P)-dependent oxidoreductase produces the protein MSLSTALVTGASRGIGRAIAQHLATRGVTVALHYATNRIAAEALRDSLPGSGHLVLQADLSRDHAPAELWHAAHAALGRVDLLINNAGVYTEHAVVDSSVSLAFWSEAWAQTLATNLVAPAHLMFHAARTWQECGSGGRIVNISSRGAFRGEPRAPAYGASKAGLNALGQSLAKALAPQHIYVFTVAPGWVETDMATEHLAGSAGRDLVRDIPLGRVATPEEIAQLTVWLGLDAPASLTGCIVDANGASYLRT, from the coding sequence GTGTCCCTTTCCACCGCCCTCGTCACCGGCGCATCGCGCGGCATCGGCCGGGCAATCGCCCAACATCTCGCCACTCGCGGCGTTACCGTCGCTCTTCATTACGCGACGAACCGCATTGCCGCCGAAGCGCTGCGCGACTCGCTTCCTGGCAGCGGACACCTCGTCTTGCAGGCTGATCTGAGCCGCGACCATGCCCCCGCTGAGCTCTGGCACGCAGCGCACGCCGCACTCGGCAGAGTCGACCTTCTGATCAACAACGCCGGCGTCTATACCGAACATGCCGTCGTAGACTCGTCCGTCTCGTTGGCCTTCTGGTCGGAGGCGTGGGCGCAGACGCTCGCGACGAATCTGGTGGCGCCGGCGCACTTGATGTTTCACGCGGCGCGCACATGGCAGGAGTGCGGCAGCGGCGGCCGGATCGTTAACATTTCATCGCGCGGCGCTTTTCGCGGAGAACCTCGCGCGCCGGCCTACGGCGCCAGTAAAGCCGGCCTTAACGCTCTCGGTCAGTCGCTCGCGAAGGCGTTGGCGCCGCAGCACATTTACGTCTTCACAGTTGCACCGGGCTGGGTCGAAACCGACATGGCGACGGAACACCTCGCGGGCTCCGCCGGGAGGGACTTGGTGCGCGACATTCCACTCGGGCGCGTCGCCACGCCAGAGGAGATCGCCCAACTCACCGTTTGGCTCGGGCTCGACGCACCCGCTTCCCTGACCGGGTGCATCGTGGATGCCAACGGCGCCAGTTATCTGCGCACCTGA
- a CDS encoding YMGG-like glycine zipper-containing protein, translated as MMKKLCSLLGLVAVGFTPVQAQVFQPNQVRGGILGAVAGALIGGHNNDRWAEGAAIGAVAGTLIGTMADRNAYAAPAPTYAYAGTQTQVIGDAPYVTSAPVVTQTVIYVQPAPVRVVRRPQVVYVAPAPVLVIGGRGHYASPGYSRTHVRGRRW; from the coding sequence ATGATGAAAAAACTATGCTCCCTCTTGGGCTTGGTGGCCGTTGGCTTCACGCCGGTTCAAGCGCAAGTGTTTCAGCCCAACCAAGTGCGCGGCGGCATCCTTGGGGCGGTGGCCGGGGCGTTGATCGGCGGTCATAATAACGATCGCTGGGCGGAAGGCGCGGCCATCGGGGCAGTCGCGGGCACGCTGATCGGCACCATGGCAGACCGCAATGCCTACGCCGCGCCCGCACCAACCTACGCCTACGCCGGGACGCAGACGCAGGTGATCGGTGACGCTCCCTACGTCACCTCCGCGCCCGTAGTGACGCAGACCGTAATTTACGTGCAGCCTGCGCCAGTGCGGGTGGTGCGGCGTCCCCAGGTGGTTTACGTCGCGCCGGCGCCGGTGTTGGTGATTGGCGGCCGGGGGCACTACGCGAGCCCGGGGTATTCGCGCACCCATGTGCGCGGTCGCCGTTGGTAA
- a CDS encoding TIGR02466 family protein — protein sequence MSVRAWFSTFIYSEPLQARGLVAFNRDLAAECRQLRDFDRAGRAWSAKNYPGGYTSYASLNELQRFSSTFTGLERKLSRHVRAFARELEFDLRGREIVMTDCWVNIMPPTAAHSLHLHPLSFISGTYYVATPDGCPGLKFEDPRLSKFMAAPPRRSDARDDQRAHVTYEAQAGQVILFESWLRHEVASNRTAGERISISFNYQWR from the coding sequence ATGTCCGTCCGCGCTTGGTTTTCCACCTTCATCTACTCGGAGCCCTTGCAAGCGCGCGGCCTCGTTGCGTTCAACCGCGACCTCGCCGCGGAATGCAGGCAACTTCGCGACTTCGACCGCGCCGGGCGCGCCTGGTCCGCGAAGAACTATCCCGGCGGCTACACCAGCTACGCCTCCCTGAATGAGCTGCAGCGGTTCTCGAGCACCTTTACCGGGCTGGAGCGTAAACTCAGCCGCCACGTGCGCGCCTTCGCCCGGGAGCTCGAATTCGATCTGCGCGGTCGCGAAATCGTCATGACCGATTGCTGGGTGAACATCATGCCGCCCACTGCCGCGCATTCGCTGCACCTCCACCCGCTCTCGTTTATCAGCGGCACCTACTATGTCGCCACGCCCGACGGCTGCCCGGGCTTGAAATTCGAGGACCCACGATTGAGCAAATTCATGGCTGCGCCCCCGCGCCGCTCCGATGCGCGCGACGACCAGCGCGCGCACGTGACTTACGAAGCTCAAGCCGGGCAGGTCATTCTCTTCGAAAGCTGGCTTCGACACGAAGTGGCGTCCAACCGCACCGCCGGTGAACGCATCAGCATCAGTTTCAACTACCAGTGGCGGTAG
- a CDS encoding formylglycine-generating enzyme family protein has protein sequence MTSTDGNCCAPGRTSSAVAPTSLEGAGAGTFQRMRSASVEGMRRIPGGDFLMGNERNYGFAADGEGPVHRVRLDPFYLDATTVTNEQFNAFANATRYKTEAEQFGWSFVFYGHLSTSQQQAAARAVVQGTEWWCRVDGAAWRHPEGPGSTIKQRWAYPVVHISWRDAVAYAAWAGKRLPTEAEWEWAARGGLAPENRFPWGDELEPDGKHRMNVWQGVFPSHNTAADGYVGTAPARAYKPNAYGLYNMTGNVWEWCWDWFAADYYQRSPAENPTGPEATDRRVLRGGSYLCHASYCNRYRVDARSSNTPDSSATNIGFRCARDIE, from the coding sequence ATGACTTCAACGGACGGCAATTGCTGTGCACCCGGTCGCACCTCTTCGGCAGTCGCGCCGACGTCGTTGGAAGGTGCGGGCGCTGGCACGTTTCAGCGCATGAGAAGCGCCTCGGTCGAGGGCATGCGACGCATCCCGGGCGGGGACTTTTTGATGGGCAATGAGCGCAACTATGGTTTCGCCGCTGACGGCGAGGGCCCGGTGCATCGCGTGCGACTGGATCCCTTCTATTTGGACGCGACGACGGTGACCAATGAGCAGTTCAACGCCTTTGCGAATGCCACGCGTTACAAGACCGAAGCCGAGCAGTTTGGGTGGTCATTCGTTTTCTATGGTCATCTTTCGACGTCGCAGCAGCAGGCGGCGGCGCGGGCGGTGGTGCAGGGCACGGAGTGGTGGTGCCGCGTGGATGGCGCCGCGTGGCGTCACCCCGAGGGGCCGGGATCGACGATCAAGCAACGCTGGGCATATCCGGTCGTGCACATCTCGTGGCGGGATGCCGTGGCGTACGCAGCGTGGGCGGGCAAACGCCTGCCGACGGAGGCGGAATGGGAATGGGCGGCGAGGGGCGGATTGGCGCCGGAAAACCGCTTCCCGTGGGGCGATGAATTGGAGCCGGACGGCAAGCATCGAATGAATGTATGGCAGGGCGTTTTTCCGTCTCACAATACGGCCGCCGACGGCTACGTTGGCACGGCGCCGGCGAGGGCCTACAAGCCGAATGCGTATGGATTGTATAACATGACGGGCAACGTGTGGGAGTGGTGTTGGGATTGGTTTGCCGCTGACTATTACCAGCGATCTCCCGCCGAAAATCCCACAGGACCCGAAGCGACCGACCGGCGGGTGTTGCGCGGCGGCAGCTACCTGTGCCATGCGAGCTATTGCAATCGTTACCGCGTAGATGCTCGTAGCAGCAATACGCCCGACAGCAGCGCGACGAACATCGGGTTTCGTTGCGCACGAGATATCGAATAG
- the alr gene encoding alanine racemase has protein sequence MSTISTALPRRCWAEIDLAALERNLHLIRAALPAHMRYVAVVKADAYGHGLPHIAARLMHAGADLFAVANISEAAILRELGPGWPILLLSPLLPNEDRYLAEYDLAATVSTEEEVDRFNRVGLDAQRPISVHLKIDTGMGRLGVWHEHAAALHARISAASHLRLDGVFTHFASPDEDAAFTTEQRRRFLAALERCRGLRLSEIFVHADNSAGIESLPDASPFNAVRIGLLQFGVLPRPGALLPQVRAEPVFSFHTRVGLTKTLPRGSTVSYGRTRTLERDSRIAILCAGYGDGISRAVSNRASVLIHGQRCPVLGRVTMDQTIVDITDAPPIASGDEAVIIGRQGHDEVSLVEFSHWADTIPWETLCSITKRVPRFYRTALGV, from the coding sequence ATGAGCACCATTTCCACGGCGTTACCTCGTCGGTGCTGGGCAGAGATCGACCTCGCGGCGCTGGAACGAAATCTCCACCTGATCCGCGCCGCGCTGCCGGCGCACATGCGCTATGTCGCCGTCGTCAAAGCCGATGCTTACGGCCACGGCTTGCCGCACATTGCCGCCCGTCTGATGCACGCCGGCGCGGATTTGTTTGCAGTAGCCAACATTTCCGAAGCGGCGATTCTGCGCGAACTCGGGCCCGGCTGGCCCATTCTTCTCCTCAGCCCGCTCCTGCCCAACGAAGATCGCTATCTCGCGGAATACGATCTCGCGGCCACCGTCTCTACCGAAGAAGAAGTCGATCGCTTCAACCGCGTGGGTCTCGATGCGCAGCGGCCGATCAGCGTGCATCTGAAAATCGACACGGGCATGGGTCGCCTTGGCGTCTGGCACGAACATGCCGCCGCGCTTCACGCTCGCATTAGTGCCGCCTCCCATTTGCGCCTCGATGGCGTGTTCACCCACTTCGCCAGTCCCGATGAAGATGCCGCGTTTACGACCGAGCAGCGCCGCCGCTTTCTCGCCGCCCTCGAGCGCTGCCGCGGCTTGCGGCTGAGCGAAATTTTCGTCCACGCCGACAACAGCGCCGGCATCGAATCGCTCCCCGATGCCAGTCCCTTTAACGCCGTGCGCATCGGACTCCTGCAATTCGGCGTGCTCCCCCGCCCCGGGGCGCTGCTCCCCCAAGTTCGGGCCGAGCCGGTCTTCAGTTTCCACACGCGCGTCGGCCTCACAAAAACGCTGCCGCGCGGGTCCACCGTCAGCTATGGTCGCACGCGCACGCTCGAGCGCGATTCACGCATCGCGATTCTTTGCGCCGGCTACGGCGATGGCATTTCTCGCGCCGTCAGCAACCGCGCGAGCGTCCTCATTCACGGTCAACGCTGCCCCGTCCTTGGCCGCGTCACGATGGATCAAACCATCGTCGACATCACCGATGCTCCCCCCATCGCCAGTGGCGACGAAGCCGTGATCATTGGCCGACAAGGCCACGATGAAGTCTCCCTGGTGGAGTTCAGCCATTGGGCGGACACCATCCCTTGGGAAACGCTCTGTTCCATCACGAAACGCGTCCCGCGTTTTTACCGCACCGCGCTCGGCGTCTGA
- a CDS encoding peptidase M22, with the protein MPSFRALLTSSTPLLLLDSASARVQVGVFQSAEEPGRWAASDAESGVALFRCLDELAVDPAAMRAFVFCEGPGSVLGVRTAAMAVRAWCALAPRPCYAFRSLQLVAEATGRTVVSDARREHWHVATPGHPLLRLAREHIPPAATTPSGFRAWAPPPAGLTEIIYDVRELLARVPDHDLFHEAESPDAFLQTEPSYVTWTPQIHRAP; encoded by the coding sequence ATGCCCAGTTTCCGCGCCCTGCTCACCTCCTCCACGCCACTCCTGCTGCTCGATAGCGCCTCGGCGCGGGTGCAGGTTGGCGTGTTCCAGTCCGCGGAGGAGCCCGGTCGGTGGGCCGCTTCGGACGCCGAAAGCGGGGTCGCCCTTTTTCGCTGTCTCGACGAACTCGCGGTCGATCCGGCCGCGATGCGCGCCTTTGTTTTTTGCGAAGGTCCCGGATCCGTGCTCGGCGTGCGCACCGCTGCGATGGCCGTTCGCGCTTGGTGCGCCCTCGCGCCGCGGCCGTGCTACGCATTTCGCAGCCTGCAACTCGTCGCAGAGGCAACGGGCCGCACGGTCGTCAGCGATGCCCGCCGCGAACACTGGCATGTGGCCACGCCGGGACACCCCCTCCTCCGGCTCGCCCGCGAACACATTCCGCCCGCTGCGACCACGCCGTCCGGTTTTCGCGCGTGGGCGCCGCCTCCGGCCGGGCTGACGGAAATCATCTACGACGTGCGCGAGTTGCTCGCACGCGTGCCCGACCACGATCTGTTTCACGAGGCGGAGTCCCCCGATGCATTCCTGCAGACGGAACCCTCGTATGTGACGTGGACGCCGCAGATCCACCGCGCGCCATGA
- the tig gene encoding trigger factor yields the protein MNIQLTNVSDTRKTLTVTLEASEVAAEHQAVVAEVAKVARIPGFRPGKAPATMITKRFAKEIADEFQQKVTSNAYRSALEQEKLDVLNIVSVEPGKIEAGQPATVTITLDVRPAFEMPDYNGLPTEVQPTDVTDEEIDRVIEGLRSERADFKVADRAAQKSDYVKLAYEGEIDGKSVSELAPDKQIYAKVPQTWEEVEGENDGVIPGLGKQLAGLKAGDKKDITVTFPAEFAAVPALAGKTAVYHVEVQEVRERVLPELDETFFKAQQVDSLEALKDSTRNNLKLQKDYQNRSAQRRQVTEALAARVAFAVPESLVEAETQGVLRQFIEENMRQGIPAEQFEKDKKQLFEGARKAAEQRVKTQLLLAKVAENEKLQVTEKDLDSYIYNQAMRTNQRADKLVKDLTKDRERLRAVQQSIIFDKAVDFLVSKATVTTIPPKA from the coding sequence GTGAACATCCAACTGACCAACGTCTCCGACACTCGTAAAACTCTGACCGTCACGCTCGAAGCGAGCGAAGTGGCGGCCGAGCATCAAGCCGTGGTGGCGGAGGTGGCGAAGGTGGCGCGCATCCCCGGTTTCCGTCCGGGCAAGGCGCCTGCGACCATGATCACCAAGCGTTTCGCGAAAGAGATCGCGGACGAGTTTCAACAGAAGGTGACGTCCAACGCGTATCGCAGCGCGCTCGAGCAGGAGAAGCTCGACGTGTTGAACATTGTGAGCGTTGAACCCGGCAAGATCGAGGCCGGCCAGCCGGCGACTGTGACGATCACGTTGGATGTGCGCCCCGCCTTTGAGATGCCCGACTACAACGGGTTGCCGACCGAGGTGCAGCCGACCGACGTGACCGACGAAGAAATTGACCGCGTGATCGAAGGTCTCCGCTCAGAACGGGCCGACTTCAAAGTCGCGGACCGGGCCGCGCAGAAAAGCGATTACGTGAAATTGGCTTACGAGGGAGAAATTGATGGCAAGTCCGTGAGCGAGCTTGCGCCGGACAAACAGATTTATGCCAAGGTCCCGCAGACGTGGGAGGAAGTTGAAGGCGAAAACGACGGTGTCATCCCGGGTCTGGGCAAGCAACTCGCGGGCCTGAAAGCGGGCGACAAGAAGGACATTACGGTGACGTTCCCGGCGGAATTCGCCGCGGTGCCGGCGCTCGCGGGAAAGACAGCGGTCTACCACGTGGAAGTGCAGGAAGTGCGGGAGCGCGTGCTGCCCGAACTCGATGAAACGTTCTTCAAGGCGCAACAGGTGGACAGTCTCGAGGCCTTGAAAGATTCGACGCGCAACAATCTGAAGCTCCAGAAGGACTATCAAAACCGCTCGGCCCAACGGCGGCAGGTGACTGAGGCGCTCGCCGCGCGGGTGGCATTCGCTGTGCCGGAATCTTTGGTGGAAGCTGAGACGCAAGGCGTGCTGCGGCAGTTCATCGAAGAGAACATGCGTCAGGGAATTCCCGCGGAGCAGTTCGAAAAGGATAAGAAACAGCTCTTCGAAGGGGCGCGCAAAGCCGCCGAACAGCGCGTGAAAACGCAATTGCTGCTCGCGAAGGTGGCCGAAAACGAGAAGCTCCAAGTCACGGAGAAAGATCTCGATTCCTACATCTACAACCAGGCGATGCGCACGAACCAACGCGCGGACAAACTGGTGAAGGATCTCACGAAGGATCGGGAGCGCTTGCGTGCGGTGCAGCAGTCGATCATTTTCGACAAGGCGGTTGATTTTCTGGTGTCCAAGGCTACGGTGACAACCATTCCGCCGAAGGCGTGA
- a CDS encoding ATP-dependent Clp protease proteolytic subunit has protein sequence MSNYYIPTVWENTGRGERQWDIFSRLLKDRIVFIGTPIDDGVANAIIAQLLFLQMEDAKKDIHVYINSPGGVVTGGMAIYDTMNFLQCDIVTYCVGMAASMSTVLLAAGTKGKRFALPNSRVMIHQPSGGAGGQAADFAIAAREILRWRQTLNEILARHTGRTVDQVQKDSDRDYYMSADQAKEYGIVDHVVANTRDAQTLAVPSAA, from the coding sequence GTGAGCAACTACTACATACCAACGGTCTGGGAAAACACCGGGCGGGGCGAGCGGCAGTGGGATATTTTCAGCCGCCTGCTTAAAGATCGCATCGTTTTTATCGGCACGCCGATCGACGATGGCGTCGCCAATGCGATTATCGCGCAGCTGCTTTTCCTCCAGATGGAGGACGCCAAGAAGGATATTCACGTTTACATCAATTCGCCGGGCGGCGTCGTCACAGGTGGCATGGCCATCTATGATACGATGAACTTCCTGCAGTGTGACATCGTCACCTACTGCGTCGGCATGGCGGCGAGCATGAGCACGGTGCTGCTGGCGGCCGGGACGAAGGGCAAGCGTTTCGCGTTGCCGAACAGCCGCGTGATGATTCACCAGCCTTCGGGCGGCGCCGGCGGGCAGGCGGCGGATTTCGCAATCGCGGCCCGGGAGATTCTGCGGTGGCGCCAAACGTTGAACGAGATCCTCGCGCGGCACACCGGTCGGACGGTCGACCAAGTCCAGAAAGACTCCGATCGCGATTACTACATGAGCGCCGACCAGGCGAAGGAATACGGAATCGTCGACCACGTGGTGGCTAACACGCGTGATGCTCAAACGCTAGCGGTGCCGAGCGCGGCCTGA